DNA sequence from the Chitinophaga flava genome:
TTTTGTATTAGGTGGCGGCGTAGTGTTTGCCTGGCTCTCTCTTAAAAAAGGAGACAACGGACAGGGACTGGTAACAGTGACCAGCCCTAAAGGGGCAACAACCAAAATAGAACTGTCTGATGGTACTGAAGTATGGCTGAATGCCGGCAGCAGCCTGCAATACGCCTCTTCCTTCAATAGCCGCAGCAGGGAGGTGAAACTGGAAGGAGAAGCTTTTTTTAAAGTTCATACCGATCCACGGAAACCGTTTACTGTAAATGCAGCTGATCTGAAAATACTGGCGCTGGGAACCTCCTTCAACGTGAAGGCATATCCGGAAGATAAAGGTGTAGTAACTACACTGGTGGACGGAGCAGTAAGAATTGACGGCAGTCAGACAGCCAGTCCATTCAAAATAATGCTGAAACCCCACCAGCACGTTGTATACAAACAACCAGCAACAGTAGCTGGCAACAACCAAAAGGGAACGACTGCCCTAACAGCGGCATCCATCACCCCTGTAGAAACCAGAGAGGTCAGCAATACAGAGATATACACAGCCTGGAAAGATGGAAACTGGATCGTTACCAGCCAATCACTGGAAGAACTGGCCATCACCATGGAACGAAGGTTTAATGTAAACGTGGTCTTTAAGGATGAAGCACTTAAAACATTTCGCTTCAGCGGTACATTCCGCCAGGAGACACTGGAGCAGGTACTCAATATTCTGAAACTTACCGCACCACTGGACTATAAAATAGAAGAAGGAACAGTAACCATCAGAGAGGACAAAGCACTGAAAGAAAAATATGCCAACGCCCTGCGAAACAGTAAATAAAACCAAAAAGCAGGCAAATGAAAAACAATTATTCCACCTGTAAAATCCAATGAATGAACAGTAAGAACAACTGAAAAAAATTGGGGTAATGCGACTTACCCCAACTCAACGAAAATCACTTTTGGGCATGCTGTCTTTGCGACGGACAGTCTGCCGTAATTAATCGTTTAACTAAAATCTATACAAGTTTATGAAATCCACTCTAAACTTGGCGGCATTTCTTTGCCCCAGGCGAAAATCGTTGCTTATGATGAGAATGACGGGGTTGCTGATTTTCGGAAGTATCCTGCAGGTATCTGCTACCATCTCCGCTCAGGAAAAAATCAGTGAATTACACGTAGAAAACAAAACTGTCCGTGAAGTTTTCAAGGTTATTGAAAACTCCAGCAGCTATCGCTTTTTTTACAACGAAAACTTCGCTGACCTCAACAAATCAGTTTCTGTCGATGTAAAAAACAAAAAAATAAATGATGTCCTCAGCCAGCTGCTTTCCAGCGCCAATGTTACT
Encoded proteins:
- a CDS encoding FecR family protein — protein: MQPNYSNGRMDDLIAQFLSGNISTEDQRALEQWINASPDNRAYFIALRDVWMATATPGHYNADAAWHELQQINAPVSIKRWKQVLRMAASFTLPFVLGGGVVFAWLSLKKGDNGQGLVTVTSPKGATTKIELSDGTEVWLNAGSSLQYASSFNSRSREVKLEGEAFFKVHTDPRKPFTVNAADLKILALGTSFNVKAYPEDKGVVTTLVDGAVRIDGSQTASPFKIMLKPHQHVVYKQPATVAGNNQKGTTALTAASITPVETREVSNTEIYTAWKDGNWIVTSQSLEELAITMERRFNVNVVFKDEALKTFRFSGTFRQETLEQVLNILKLTAPLDYKIEEGTVTIREDKALKEKYANALRNSK